The Streptomyces sp. NBC_01276 genome contains the following window.
GACCAGCATGATCACGGCCGGGTCGGTGCGCGGGTAGTGCTCGGCGCCGCAGCCCGGGCAGCGGCGGATGTGCCCGGCGGCCGCGACCACCGTGCGCTCGCCGCAGCGGGAGCAGAAGCGGTGCATGCGCTGCCAGTTCTCCAGCGCCACCGCGTGGACCATCAGCCCGGCGTCGCGCGGGCAGAGCAGCAGCCCGGCCTCGCGCAGTCCGGCCGGGCGGGCGGACTGGTCCATGCGGCCCGGCAGGGAGTCCTTCTGCAGCGCGAAGTACCGTACGCCGTCCTCGTCCGTCCCCAGGAAGTAGCGGTGGGTCTCGGTGACCGGGGCCTCGAAGGCCGGGGTCATCACGATGGCGGTGCCGCCGTCGGGGGTGTCGTCGATCAGGACCTGGCCGCCGGAGACGACGAAGACGCGGGTCGTCGGGTGGCTCCAGGCGGCGGCGAGCCACGCCTCGTCGAGGCGGTGGTGCGCGGCGCGGTCGATTCCGCTGGGCTCGGCGAGCGAGATCGGGCGCTCGGGCTCGGTATGGGTGCTCACAGGTACTTCCAACTCCCCCGGTGTGTGGGACAAGGCAGGCTGCTCGGGTGCGGTGCGGTGCGTGCGGTGCGGTGCGTGCGGTGCGGTGCGGTGCGGGTGTGTCAGGCGGTCGCGGGCTTCCAGTGCTCGGCGAGGTCGCCCCACAGGTAGGCGGTGGTCTCCACGCCCTTGAGGAGGAGGTCGAGCTCGACCTTCTCGTTCGGGGAGTGCCAGCCGTCGGACGGCACGGAGATGCCGAGGAAGAGGACGGGGGCGTCCAGCACGTCCTGGAGGTCGGCCGCCGGGCCCGAACCGCCCTCGCGGGTGAAGCGGACCCGCTGCCCGAAGGCGCGGCCCATGGAGCGGACGACCGACTGCAGCGCGGGGTGGTCCAGCGGGGTCAGGCAGGGCCGGGTGGGGGCGCCGAAGACGATCGAGTGCCGGATCCCGGCGGGCACGCGGGCCGCGACCCAGTCCCGGACGGCCGCCTCGACCTCGTACGGGTCCTGCCCCGAGACGAGGCGGAACGACAGCTTCAGGTGCGCCGAGGCGGGCACGATGGTCTTGCCGCCGGGGCCC
Protein-coding sequences here:
- the nudC gene encoding NAD(+) diphosphatase, with the protein product MEVPVSTHTEPERPISLAEPSGIDRAAHHRLDEAWLAAAWSHPTTRVFVVSGGQVLIDDTPDGGTAIVMTPAFEAPVTETHRYFLGTDEDGVRYFALQKDSLPGRMDQSARPAGLREAGLLLCPRDAGLMVHAVALENWQRMHRFCSRCGERTVVAAAGHIRRCPGCGAEHYPRTDPAVIMLVTDEQDRALLGRQVHWPEGRFSTLAGFVEPGESIEQSVIREVWEEAGVKVGTVEYVASQPWPFPYSLMLGFTARAVSSEITVDGEEIQEARWFSREDLRAAIEAGEVLPPSGISIAARLVELWYGQPLPKPSTTV